One segment of Solanum stenotomum isolate F172 chromosome 1, ASM1918654v1, whole genome shotgun sequence DNA contains the following:
- the LOC125853587 gene encoding xyloglucan O-acetyltransferase 1: MDTINPLKDQPHSIPLRKLLLWALFALLPIVTFYHLIAFPFPHSLSQSKQSLVITTSSSTPSKEIGNASVEISCDYSDGNWIQDKLGPLYTKCNTIKEGQNCITHGRLDNDYLYWRWKPNNCQLPRFDPKKFLQLFKNKNLAFVGDSLARNQLESLLCMLSTFSPHDLVFSHGEENKFRKWHFPSHNVNISIYWSPFLVKGVEKSDKTYYNTLYLDSVDEKWAKDLGQMDLVVFSIGHWYLLSAVYFYGDKVLGCHSCPGLNYTEVGFYDVYGKAFETTFKTILDRRGGGKDKLDVIVTTFSPAHFEGEWDKYGACSKTKPYDAKEKEKLEWMDAEMRETSIKQVSIAKKEGHDEKNVVRFEAVDVTKLAYLRPDGHPGPYMHPFPFANGIQERVQNDCVHWCLPGPIDTWNEILMQVMIKKMDKLR, encoded by the exons ATGGATACAATAAATCCATTGAAAGACCAACCTCATTCAATTCCCTTGAGGAAGTTATTGCTTTGGGCTTTGTTTGCTCTTCTTCCTATAGTAACTTTTTATCACTTAATTGCCTTTCCTTTTCCTCACTCACTTTCTCAATCTAAACAATCACTAGTCATCACCACATCATCTTCAACTCCATCAAAAG AAATAGGAAATGCTAGTGTAGAAATTTCATGTGACTATAGCGATGGCAATTGGATTCAAGACAAATTAGGCCCTTTATACACAAAATGTAACACTATCAAAGAGGGCCAAAATTGTATAACACATGGTAGACTTGATAATGACTATCTTTATTGGAGATGGAAGCCAAATAATTGTCAACTTCCAAgatttgatccaaaaaaatttcttcaactcttcaaaaACAAGAATTTAGCATTTGTTGGTGATTCACTAGCTAGAAATCAATTGGAATCATTACTTTGTATGTTATCCACTTTTAGTCCTCATGACTTAGTTTTTAGTCATGGTGAGGAAAATAAGTTTAGGAAATGGCATTTTCCTTCACATAATGttaatatatcaatatattGGTCACCTTTTTTAGTTAAAGGGGTTGAAAAATCTGACAAGACATATTATAATACTTTGTACTTGGACTCTGTTGATGAGAAATGGGCTAAAGATTTAGGACAAAtggatttggttgtgttttcaATTGGACATTGGTATTTGCTTTCAGCAGTTTATTTTTATGGTGACAAAGTACTAGGTTGTCATTCTTGTCCTGGTTTGAATTACACTGAGGTTGGattttatgatgtttatggtAAGGCATTTGAGACAACTTTTAAGACAATTCTTGATAGAAGGGGTGGTGGCAAAGACAAACTTGATGTGATTGTGACAACATTTTCACCAGCACATTTTGAAGGTGAATGGGATAAATATGGGGCATGTTCTAAGACAAAGCCTTATGATGCTAAGGAGAAGGAGAAACTTGAATGGATGGACGCGGAGATGAGGGAAACATCCATTAAACAAGTGAGTATTGCCAAAAAGGAAGGTCATGATGAGAAGAATGTGGTGAGGTTTGAGGCAGTGGATGTGACTAAGTTGGCATATTTGAGACCTGATGGTCATCCTGGACCTTATATGCATCCTTTTCCATTTGCTAATGGGATTCAAGAACGCGTTCAGAATGATTGTGTTCATTGGTGTTTGCCAGGGCCTATTGATACATGGAATGAGATTTTGATGCAAGTCATGATCAAGAAAATGGACAAGCTAAGATAG
- the LOC125853588 gene encoding F-box/kelch-repeat protein At3g23880-like has product MKKPFYTDQIINKILLHLPVSSLVRFRSVCKSWRSLINDPIFIDTHLKKMEFVSNHLRLFQIVYQLYPNEGLRSWCYAGGPCDELIHPGFPVTNTKQCTYELLGSCNGLICYITKFLHGKEEINLWNPSMRKNRVLPHSKFSPERQRHAPNYGFGFDGHGDHKLIKITYIDDRLKNEKKQWSEVEVYSLKLDSWKKIGDCFPSQYYYVRGDTVFFNGCIHWLTQREYGKIRPRRLPIVSFNVANEVFQEYWLPNPTEREANCISSLHGSLSVCAKSTSSVDNSVLNIEVWLMKEYGIEETWTKLYVTRMDEELSGPIIPLRVLDYDAEAIVYINKNVFLYDHENEEFEDFGIWANGIGVPYVTSYMESLVWVEPIIVESTTPIGQNVATIANIEIESNTKLVNTTSKKDTKQDGNCVIL; this is encoded by the coding sequence ATGAAGAAACCATTTTACACGGATCAAATCATAAACAAGATTTTATTGCATTTACCCGTGAGTTCTCTCGTTCGATTTCGATCCGTTTGTAAATCATGGCGTTCTCTAATCAACGATCCAATTTTCATCGACACAcatttgaagaaaatggaattcGTTAGCAACCATTTGCGCCTTTTCCAAATTGTGTACCAATTATATCCTAATGAGGGGCTTCGATCGTGGTGTTACGCGGGCGGCCCGTGTGATGAGCTAATTCACCCGGGCTTCCCCGTAACAAACACGAAACAATGTACCTATGAATTATTGGGTTCGTGTAACGGATTAATTTGTTATATCACTAAGTTCTTACACGGTAAAGAAGAAATCAATTTATGGAATCCGTCAATGAGGAAAAATAGGGTGTTGCCCCATTCTAAGTTCTCTCCGGAACGTCAGAGGCACGCCCCTAATTACGGGTTCGGTTTCGATGGTCATGGTGAtcacaaattgataaaaattacTTACATCGACGATAGATTAAAAAACGAAAAGAAACAATGGTCAGAAGTTGAGGTGTACAGTTTAAAACTCGATTCCTGGAAAAAAATCGGGGATTGTTTTCCTTCACAGTACTATTACGTCCGGGGGGACACGGTTTTCTTCAACGGGTGCATCCATTGGCTTACGCAGCGCGAATACGGAAAAATTAGACCGAGGAGATTGCCGATCGTTTCGTTCAACGTGGCGAACGAGGTGTTTCAGGAATATTGGCTCCCGAACCCTACAGAGCGGGAAGCGAATTGTATAAGCTCGTTGCATGGATCGTTATCGGTTTGTGCAAAATCAACTTCATCGGTTGATAATAGTGTATTGAATATCGAGGTATGGTTAATGAAAGAATATGGAATAGAAGAAACGTGGACGAAGTTATACGTGACAAGGATGGATGAAGAGTTGTCCGGGCCAATAATACCATTGAGAGTGTTGGATTATGATGCTGAGGCAATtgtgtatataaataaaaatgtatttttgtatgatcatgaaaatgaagaatttgAGGATTTTGGGATTTGGGCAAATGGAATTGGAGTTCCATATGTGACATCTTATATGGAGAGTTTAGTTTGGGTTGAACCAATTATAGTTGAATCAACTACTCCAATTGGACAAAATGTGGCTACAATTGCAAATATTGAAATTGAGTCAAATACAAAGCTAGTGAATACAACTAGCAAAAAGGATACTAAGCAAGATGGTAATTGTGTAATCCTATGA
- the LOC125874125 gene encoding equilibrative nucleotide transporter 1 has protein sequence MGETTVNGGDSESTSLLTPSNPKIPKDTFHIAYIVYFTLGAGFLLPWNAFITAVDYFTYLYPDVMVDRIFAIVYMVVGLICLLLIVAFSNKTSAFVRINVGMFLFVVALVTVPLMDVFYVDGRVGVYAGFGVTVGLVGICGFADALVQGGVVGAAGELPDRYMQATFAGTAASGVLVSLLRILTKAVYPQDAHGLRKSANLYFIFSIAVMILCIVFYNVAHRLPIIKYYNDLKTQAVNEEKEDKGDLTPELWRSTLDIVGTVKWYGFGIISLYVVTLSIFPGYITEDVHSQLLTDWYPILLITGYNVFDLVGKSLTPVLFLDNAKVAIGACFARLLFLPLFYACLHGPKFFRTELPVTILTCLLGLTNGYLTSLLMILGPKTVQLQHAEIAGTLLVLFLVIGLAIGSIVSWFWII, from the exons ATGGGTGAAACCACCGTGAACGGCGGCGATTCAGAATCGACATCACTGTTAACTCCTTCAAATCCTAAAATTCCGAAAGACACGTTCCATATAGCTTACATAGTTTACTTTACTCTCGGTGCCGGTTTTCTCCTCCCATGGAACGCATTCATCACCGCCGTCGATTACTTCACTTACCTATACCCGGACGTTATGGTAGATCGTATCTTCGCCATTGTTTACATGGTCGTTGGATTGATTTGTTTGCTCTTGATTGTTGCCTTTTCTAATAAGACTAGTGCTTTTGTGAGGATTAATGTTggaatgtttttatttgtggttgCGCTTGTTACGGTGCCGTTGATGGATGTGTTTTATGTGGATGGGAGAGTTGGAGTGTATGCCGGTTTTGGTGTTACTGTTGGTTTGGTTGGAATTTGTGGATTTGCTGATGCGTTGGTTCAGGGTGGAGTTGTTGGAGCTGCCGGTGAGTTACCGGATCGGTATATGCAGGCTACTTTCGCCGGAACTGCTGCTTCTG GTGTCCTTGTTTCGTTGCTAAGAATTTTAACCAAAGCTGTATATCCACAAGATGCTCATGGGCTGAGAAAGAGTGCaaacctttattttattttcagcATTGCTGTGATGATTTTGTGCATAGTCTTTTACAATGTTGCACATAGGCTTCCAATAATTAAGTACTACAACGATCTTAAAACTCAGGCAGTGAACGAGGAGAAAGAGGATAAGGGCGACTTAACTCCAGAATTGTGGAGATCAACTCTGGACATTGTTGGGACTGTGAAATGGTATGGTTTTGGCATCATCAGTCTTTATGTGGTCACCTTGTCTATATTTCCAGGATATATCACAGAAGACGTGCATTCTCAACTTCTGACGGATTGGTATCCGATCTTGTTGATTACCGGCTACAATGTGTTTGATCTGGTTGGGAAGTCTCTGACTCCTGTATTATTTCTTGATAATGCCAAGGTTGCTATTGGTGCCTGCTTCGCAAGGCTGTTGTTTTTGCCTCTATTCTACGCTTGCTTACATGGGCCTAAATTCTTTAGGACAGAGCTTCCTGTCACAATACTAACCTGTCTACTGGGATTAACTAACGGCTACCTGACTAGTTTGTTAATGATCTTGGGTCCAAAAACTGTCCAACTGCAACACGCAGAGATAGCTGGGACCTTGCTCGTTTTGTTCTTGGTGATCGGTCTGGCAATTGGTTCCATTGTATCATGGTTCTGGATTATATAG
- the LOC125851488 gene encoding uncharacterized protein LOC125851488, whose amino-acid sequence MKTEGQGIDILENTSDAHNRLPRPMIQSIFSGFQEKVQECVKSNFKRLKIAHDKSIMRGNNRGAAVVIDVDKEKQLQSWKENPSWVDPPPNVKVSVPKGSLCNLNVKVNIGLPPDTVFDIVTDPENRRVFKNIKEVLSRKVLVDEGSRQVVELDQAAIWKFLWWSGTISVHVLVDQNREDYTMKFNQVKTGFMERFEGRWKVEPLLVDEHLCHPFKPKTLADYISYTKGKGRIGSTVSLEQLIQPAIVPPPPISWYLRGITAKTTEMIITDLVAEAARIRGSSSNDGSQGLKVNEESSIETQVSDIRDIKERWALRRRTSRHHRRSSSIAK is encoded by the exons ATGAAGACAGAGGGTCAGGGAATAGATATACTGGAGAATACGAGCGATGCACATAATAGATTGCCTCGTCCAATGATCCAGTCTATTTTCTCAGGATTCCAAGAAAAGGTCCAAGAGTGTGTTAAG tcaaatttcaaaagattgaaaatcGCTCATGATAAATCAATCATGAGAGGTAATAACAGAGGAGCAGCTGTAGTCATAGATGTGGATAAAGAGAAGCAATTACAATCTTGGAAAGAGAACCCGAGTTGGGTTGATCCCCCGCCAAATGTAAAG GTAAGTGTACCCAAAGGTTCTCTTTGCAACCTGAATGTGAAAGTTAATATTGGACTGCCCCCAGATACCGTGTTTGACATTGTAACCGACCCTGAAAATAGAAGAGTCTTCAAGAATATCAAG GAAGTATTATCAAGGAAGGTGTTGGTTGATGAAGGTTCAAGGCAAGTAGTGGAATTAGACCAAGCCGCAATATGGAAATTTCTTTGGTGGTCAGGAACAATATCTGTTCATGTATTAGTCGACCAAAACAGAGAAGACTACACG ATGAAGTTCAACCAAGTGAAAACTGGATTCATGGAAAGATTTGAAGGTCGTTGGAAAGTAGaacccctgcttgttgatgaacATCTTTGCCATCCCTTCAAACCTAAGACGTTAGCGGATTACATTTCATATACTAAAGGAAAAGGAAGGATTGGATCAACGGTTAGCTTGGAGCAACTCATTCAACCAGCTATTGTACCTCCTCCTCCCATTTCATGGTATCTTAGAGGAATAACCGCCAAGACAACCGAGATGATTATAACAGACTTGGTTGCTGAAGCAGCTAGAATACGAGGATCTTCCAGTAACGATGGTTCCCAGGGTTTGAAGGTAAACGAAGAATCCTCCATTGAAACTCAAGTAAGCGATATTCGTGATATAAAAGAAAGGTGGGCCTTAAGAAGGAGAACATCAAGGCATCATCGAAGATCATCTTCGATTGCCAAGTAA
- the LOC125868828 gene encoding TATA-box-binding protein-like, whose product MADHSSAIIPTLQNIAATLSLNCGKLDLKAIALKARNAEYNPKRLPAVIMRIREPKTTALIFATGKIVCTGAKSEHDSKLAARKYARIVQKLGYPEVKFKDFKIQNIVASCDVRFPIRLEGLAIAHSAFSSYEPEIFPGLVYRMKKPKIVLLVFASGKIVITGAKVRDDTYAAFDNIYPVLAQFRKKSRQ is encoded by the coding sequence ATGGCGGATCACTCTTCTGCAATAATCCCTACTCTCCAGAACATTGCGGCGACGCTATCTCTAAACTGCGGTAAATTAGACCTCAAAGCCATTGCACTTAAAGCTCGAAACGCAGAGTATAATCCGAAACGTTTACCTGCAGTGATCATGAGAATTAGAGAACCAAAAACTACAGCATTGATCTTTGCTACTGGGAAAATTGTTTGTACAGGAGCCAAAAGTGAACACGATTCGAAGTTAGCAGCGCGAAAATACGCTAGAATTGTACAAAAGCTTGGTTATCCTGAGGTCAAGTTTAAGGATTTCAAAATCCAGAATATTGTTGCTTCTTGTGATGTTAGATTTCCTATTCGACTTGAAGGACTTGCCATTGCTCACAGTGCTTTCTCAAGTTACGAACCAGAAATATTTCCTGGATTGGTGTATCGTATGAAGAAACCGAAAATCGTGCTGCTGGTTTTTGCTTCTGGGAAAATTGTTATCACTGGAGCCAAGGTTAGAGATGACACATATGCTGCATTTGACAACATATACCCTGTCCTTGCTCAGTTCAGAAAGAAGAGTCGGCAATGA